CAGACGTCGGCAGTCCGGCCGGGGCAGGCGAAGACTCGACGCGCGCTTTCGGCACGGCGAAGGGCAGGTCGACCATGACGGACGTGCCCTGGCCCAGGACGCTTTGAATCTCCAGGCTGCCGCCCATGAGCATCACGAGGCGATGGGTGATGGCCAGGCCGAGGCCGGCGCCCTGGTAGGCCCGGGTGTAGGAGCCGTCGACCTGGTAGAACGGGGCGCAGAGCTGGTCCAGACTGATCTCAGGCATGCCGATGCCCGTGTCGCTGACGGTGAAGCGCAGCCTGGCATCCCCGGCCGGAGCCGGCAGCGGCTCCATGTCCAGGCGCACACTCCCGTGCGGCGTGAATTTCAGGGCGTTGCCCAGGAGGTTGCCAAGGATCTGCATGACCCGCGTCTCATCGCCGACAACGCGTTCCGGCACCCCTTCGGCCATGCGGCAGGCCAGGTCCAGGCCCTTTTCACGGGCCGTTTGGAAAAAGAGCTCCATGACCGAGTCGCGCAGTTCCTCAGTGGAGAATTCGGCCGAGCGCACGGCCAGCCGCCCGGCTTCGATGCTTGAGATGTCGAGGATGTCGGCCAGAAGACGCGTCAGACGGTTGGCGGATTTGACGGCCAGCGTGATGCATTCGACCTGCTCCGTACTGGGGTCCGTGGTCTGGAGAAGCTGCAGCATGCCCATGATGCCGTTTAAAGGGGTCCTGACCTCGTGGCTCATGTTGGCCAGGAACTCGGATTTGGCGTGGTTGGCGCTCTCGGCCGCCTCCTTGGCCCGGACCAGATCGGACTCGGCCTCCTTCTGTCCGGTGATGTCCTCGGTAAAGATGACGATACCGCCCACGTCCCCCCGGACCGTGTGCCATGGCCGCACTTCCCAACGCACCCACTGGCTTGAGCCGTCTGCGCGCTCGAAGTGGTCCTCTTCCTTGCGGATGATCTCCCCGCCCAGGCCACGGCGATGGACGTCCCTCCATTCCGGTCCGATCTCGGGGAAGACCTCGTAATGGGAGAGGCCCAGAATGTTCCGCTCGCCCAGGCGGTAGTCGTCCAGCCAGCGTTGACTGGCCGCGATGTAGCGCATCTCCCAATCGAACATTGCCAGGGAGGCGGGGGCATACATGACGAAGATCTGCAGCCGCTCCTCGCTCTCGCTCAGGGCGGCCAGGGCTTCCTCGGCCCTGGCGCGGGCGCTTCTGGCCTCCTCCATCTGCTGCAGGGCGGCGATCCTGGCCCGTTTCTGCTGTTCCAGGGCCGCGGCCTGGACCTCGGCCAGGGCCGCCTCGGCCTGCTTGCGCTCGGTCAGGTCCAAGGCGTAGGCGACCCGGCTCATGGGCCTGCCTGTCTCGTCCCTGAGGACCGTGATGTCCAGGAGCACCGGGAAGCGCCGGCCGTCCCGGGCCATGTGTTCGCTTTCGAAGACGGCGTGGTTCGAGGCGTTGAGGGTCTCGACCATCTGTTGAAGCTGGCCGTGCCTGTCTTCGGCGAAGAGCGCGGAGATGGGCAGTCCGACCATCTCCGCCGGTTCATAGCCGCGCAGCCGGGCGAAGGCCGGGTTGACGGCCAGCATCGAATCGGTTCGGGCGTCGACGATGGCCAACCCCAATTCGGCGTTCTCGAAGGCTTGGGCCCACAGCCGCAGCTCGGTTTCGGCCAGGCGCAGGGGGGTGAGGTCGACGAAGGAAGACAGAACTCCCTCCTCCAGGAAAATTCCCGAAATCCGGACGGAGCGCTCCAGGCCGTCCTTGCAGGCCACACGGAATTCTCCGGCGTCGAATTCCCTGCCGCCGCGACGGGCCCCGTCCAGGGCCTCCTGCCAGCGCGACATGGCCTCGGAACGGGCGTCGGGATCGGGGAAGGCCAGGGACCACCATGTCGCCATGTCGGGCACGTCGTCCAAGGTGTAGCCGAAAAGCTGCTCGAAACTCCTGTTGCCGGCGGTGATGCGCCCTGTCCCGTCGGCCATGGCCATGGCCACGGGCGCCTTGAGGAACATGTCCCTGAAGCGCGCCTGACTGTATTCGAGGGCCTTGTCCTGCCGGACTCGTTCGAGCAGGGCCGCGCGCTCCTTGCGCACCGCGGTCAGGACGATGCCCAGGATGACACTCAGGGCCAGCAGGGAGCCGAGCAGACTGACGACATACGTGCGGCGGGCCTTGGCGGTCAGGCTTTCGATCCGTTCCTGGAGCAGGGCGTCCACCTCCGCCGCACGCATTTCGAGGCCGGTATGGGCGACGCGCAGGGACACGGCCAGTCGCTGATCCTGCCTCGTGCCCCCCCCCCAGTCCTGCAGGAGCAGGCTGAAGCTCCGGATGCTGCGGGCATACTGTTCGGTTTCCGCCGCGTCGGCCGGATCCAGCCGCGCCGCCGACGCTTCGAAGGACCGCAAGGCCTGACGCAGCAGGTTCATTCCGGCGTCCTGGCTGAACGGCGACTGCGGGTCTGCGCCGAGGCTGGCCTGCATGAACCCTTTGGCCAGATCGATCCTGGCCTGGCGCAGTTCTCCGAGATAGGCCGTGGTCTGCCGCAGGGCCGTGGTCTGCACCCAGTGCATCCACGCGAGCAGGCCGACGCTGCACAGGGCCAGCAGCACGGCGGCAAAAACCCACCGCGATGGCCTCCATTCTCCGGGCTGGTCGACGCGCGGCATGTTCATCCTCCGGTTTTCTGCGTTGCGGGTGGGGTCCAGGACAGGCCGAAGGAGGCCAGCATTGCGAGGTGTTCTTCGGACCCCAGGTATGCAGCCAGGGCCTCGTCCCAGACATCGCGGAATTTCGGCTCGTCCAGCCTGAAGGCGAACGCGGGCAACCCTGATTCCAATTCGTCGTCGACAGCCACCTCAAGTCGTGCCGGTTCGCCGCGCGAC
This sequence is a window from Desulfomicrobium escambiense DSM 10707. Protein-coding genes within it:
- a CDS encoding PAS domain-containing hybrid sensor histidine kinase/response regulator is translated as MPRVDQPGEWRPSRWVFAAVLLALCSVGLLAWMHWVQTTALRQTTAYLGELRQARIDLAKGFMQASLGADPQSPFSQDAGMNLLRQALRSFEASAARLDPADAAETEQYARSIRSFSLLLQDWGGGTRQDQRLAVSLRVAHTGLEMRAAEVDALLQERIESLTAKARRTYVVSLLGSLLALSVILGIVLTAVRKERAALLERVRQDKALEYSQARFRDMFLKAPVAMAMADGTGRITAGNRSFEQLFGYTLDDVPDMATWWSLAFPDPDARSEAMSRWQEALDGARRGGREFDAGEFRVACKDGLERSVRISGIFLEEGVLSSFVDLTPLRLAETELRLWAQAFENAELGLAIVDARTDSMLAVNPAFARLRGYEPAEMVGLPISALFAEDRHGQLQQMVETLNASNHAVFESEHMARDGRRFPVLLDITVLRDETGRPMSRVAYALDLTERKQAEAALAEVQAAALEQQKRARIAALQQMEEARSARARAEEALAALSESEERLQIFVMYAPASLAMFDWEMRYIAASQRWLDDYRLGERNILGLSHYEVFPEIGPEWRDVHRRGLGGEIIRKEEDHFERADGSSQWVRWEVRPWHTVRGDVGGIVIFTEDITGQKEAESDLVRAKEAAESANHAKSEFLANMSHEVRTPLNGIMGMLQLLQTTDPSTEQVECITLAVKSANRLTRLLADILDISSIEAGRLAVRSAEFSTEELRDSVMELFFQTAREKGLDLACRMAEGVPERVVGDETRVMQILGNLLGNALKFTPHGSVRLDMEPLPAPAGDARLRFTVSDTGIGMPEISLDQLCAPFYQVDGSYTRAYQGAGLGLAITHRLVMLMGGSLEIQSVLGQGTSVMVDLPFAVPKARVESSPAPAGLPTSGRPVRVLLAEDDKINQIATSALLKKMGHSVSVAENGREALELLAAQEFDLILMDIQMPVMTGIEALKAIRTDPAHAASRDIPVVALTAHAMVGDRENFLEQGMDAYLSKPVGIRDLDSVITRLFSDS